The following proteins come from a genomic window of Tepidiforma thermophila:
- the dut gene encoding dUTP diphosphatase has product MEVATVRVKLLRDGARVPTRATELASGFDLSACITGPVAIGNRPVLVPTGIALEIPPGIDAQVRPRSGLARHGVLCTFGTIDADYRGELLVTMYTIAPGIEHVVQPGDRIAQLVFTWLAPARFELSDDLAPTARGAGGHGSTGR; this is encoded by the coding sequence GTGGAAGTCGCCACGGTCCGGGTCAAACTCCTCCGGGACGGCGCGCGCGTTCCCACCCGCGCCACTGAACTCGCCTCCGGATTCGACCTCTCAGCCTGCATCACCGGCCCCGTCGCGATCGGCAATCGCCCGGTGCTCGTCCCCACCGGCATCGCCCTCGAAATCCCGCCGGGCATCGACGCCCAGGTTCGGCCGCGGAGCGGCCTCGCGCGCCACGGCGTCCTGTGCACCTTCGGCACGATCGATGCCGACTACCGGGGGGAACTGCTGGTAACGATGTACACCATTGCCCCCGGCATCGAGCACGTCGTCCAGCCCGGCGACCGGATCGCCCAGCTCGTCTTCACCTGGCTCGCCCCGGCCCGGTTCGAACTCTCCGATGACCTGGCGCCGACCGCCCGCGGCGCCGGCGGCCACGGGAGCACCGGCCGGTGA
- a CDS encoding type II toxin-antitoxin system prevent-host-death family antitoxin — protein MTIRTIGVRQLKNEATQVVRAVREERVVYVITVNGSPVATLRPYSDRDIAGVDRGEAEAEIAAIERLAAAVGEAWLTMPSLSGPGGER, from the coding sequence ATGACCATTCGCACAATCGGCGTTCGGCAGTTGAAGAACGAGGCGACCCAGGTGGTCCGCGCCGTGCGGGAGGAGCGGGTCGTGTACGTGATTACCGTCAACGGCAGCCCGGTGGCAACGCTCCGGCCGTATTCCGACCGCGACATCGCGGGAGTCGACCGGGGTGAGGCGGAGGCAGAGATCGCGGCGATCGAGCGGCTGGCTGCTGCAGTCGGCGAGGCGTGGCTGACGATGCCCTCGCTGTCGGGCCCGGGGGGCGAGCGCTGA